From Coffea arabica cultivar ET-39 chromosome 2e, Coffea Arabica ET-39 HiFi, whole genome shotgun sequence, the proteins below share one genomic window:
- the LOC113733118 gene encoding probable cinnamyl alcohol dehydrogenase 1 isoform X3: protein MSSANDNAECLGWAARDPSGHLSPYKFSRRAIGSEDVSLDITHCGICYADVAWTRNKGGHSKYPLVPGECEYCNDGLEVHCSKGPVLTFDGIDVDGTVTKGGYSSYIVVHERYCFRVPDNYPLELAAPLLCAGITVYTPMIRHNMNQPGKTLGVIGLGGLGHLAVKFGKAFGLKVTVFSTSLSKKEEAVSRLGADNFVVSSDEQQMSALANSLDFIIDTASGDIPFDPYLSLLKTAGVFVLVGFPSEVKFSPVTLILGMKTVSGSVTGGTKQTQEMLNFCALHKIYPEIEVVPIQYSNEALERMIKKDVKYRFVIDIANSLKCRVQTYYYILWSRDYISPLAWS, encoded by the exons ATGAGTTCTGCAAATGACAATGCGGAGTGCCTTGGCTGGGCAGCAAGAGATCCTTCTGGGCATCTGTCTCCTTACAAATTCAGCCGCAG GGCCATTGGGAGTGAAGATGTTTCACTAGATATCACACACTGTGGAATTTGTTATGCTGATGTTGCCTGGACCAGGAACAAAGGGGGACATTCTAAATATCCTCTGGTGCCTGG AGAGTGTGAGTATTGCAATGATGGATTGGAAGTTCACTGCTCCAAGGGGCCAGTCCTCACTTTTGATGGGATAGATGTGGACGGTACAGTGACCAAAGGAGGATATTCTAGTTACATAGTAGTCCATGAAAG GTACTGCTTTAGAGTACCTGATAATTACCCACTGGAACTGGCAGCACCTTTGCTATGTGCAGGGATAACTGTCTACACACCAATGATACGGCACAACATGAACCAACCTGGAAAAACTTTGGGTGTTATTGGGCTAGGTGGCCTAGGACACTTGGCAGTGAAATTTGGAAAGGCTTTTGGATTGAAAGTCACAGTGTTCAGTACAAGTTTATCCAAGAAAGAAGAGGCAGTGAGTCGTCTGGGAGCAGACAATTTTGTTGTCTCATCTGATGAACAGCAGATGAGT GCACTAGCGAATTCATTGGACTTCATTATTGATACTGCTTCTGGAGATATTCCATTTGATCCATACCTTTCACTGTTGAAGACTGCTGGAGTTTTTGTTCTGGTTGGCTTCCCAAGTGAAGTAAAATTCAGCCCGGTAACCCTAATCCTGG GTATGAAAACTGTATCTGGGAGTGTAACTGGTGGAACAAAACAGACGCAAGAAATGTTGAATTTCTGTGCTTTGCACAAGATCTACCCAGAGATTGAAGTAGTTCCAATTCAATATTCAAATGAGGCTCTTGAGAGGATGATAAAGAAGGATGTTAAATATCGTTTCGTTATTGATATTGCCAACTCCCTCAA ATGCAGGGTTCAAACCTATTATTATATCCTATGGAGTAGGGACTATATATCTCCTCTAGCATGGTCTTGA
- the LOC113733118 gene encoding probable cinnamyl alcohol dehydrogenase 1 isoform X1 has translation MSSANDNAECLGWAARDPSGHLSPYKFSRRAIGSEDVSLDITHCGICYADVAWTRNKGGHSKYPLVPGHEITGVVRQVGSHVKHFKVGDHVGVGTYVNSCRECEYCNDGLEVHCSKGPVLTFDGIDVDGTVTKGGYSSYIVVHERYCFRVPDNYPLELAAPLLCAGITVYTPMIRHNMNQPGKTLGVIGLGGLGHLAVKFGKAFGLKVTVFSTSLSKKEEAVSRLGADNFVVSSDEQQMSALANSLDFIIDTASGDIPFDPYLSLLKTAGVFVLVGFPSEVKFSPVTLILGMKTVSGSVTGGTKQTQEMLNFCALHKIYPEIEVVPIQYSNEALERMIKKDVKYRFVIDIANSLKCRVQTYYYILWSRDYISPLAWS, from the exons ATGAGTTCTGCAAATGACAATGCGGAGTGCCTTGGCTGGGCAGCAAGAGATCCTTCTGGGCATCTGTCTCCTTACAAATTCAGCCGCAG GGCCATTGGGAGTGAAGATGTTTCACTAGATATCACACACTGTGGAATTTGTTATGCTGATGTTGCCTGGACCAGGAACAAAGGGGGACATTCTAAATATCCTCTGGTGCCTGG ACACGAGATCACTGGGGTCGTAAGACAAGTTGGCTCCCACGTTAAGCACTTCAAAGTTGGAGACCATGTTGGAGTTGGAACTTATGTTAATTCTTGCAGAGAGTGTGAGTATTGCAATGATGGATTGGAAGTTCACTGCTCCAAGGGGCCAGTCCTCACTTTTGATGGGATAGATGTGGACGGTACAGTGACCAAAGGAGGATATTCTAGTTACATAGTAGTCCATGAAAG GTACTGCTTTAGAGTACCTGATAATTACCCACTGGAACTGGCAGCACCTTTGCTATGTGCAGGGATAACTGTCTACACACCAATGATACGGCACAACATGAACCAACCTGGAAAAACTTTGGGTGTTATTGGGCTAGGTGGCCTAGGACACTTGGCAGTGAAATTTGGAAAGGCTTTTGGATTGAAAGTCACAGTGTTCAGTACAAGTTTATCCAAGAAAGAAGAGGCAGTGAGTCGTCTGGGAGCAGACAATTTTGTTGTCTCATCTGATGAACAGCAGATGAGT GCACTAGCGAATTCATTGGACTTCATTATTGATACTGCTTCTGGAGATATTCCATTTGATCCATACCTTTCACTGTTGAAGACTGCTGGAGTTTTTGTTCTGGTTGGCTTCCCAAGTGAAGTAAAATTCAGCCCGGTAACCCTAATCCTGG GTATGAAAACTGTATCTGGGAGTGTAACTGGTGGAACAAAACAGACGCAAGAAATGTTGAATTTCTGTGCTTTGCACAAGATCTACCCAGAGATTGAAGTAGTTCCAATTCAATATTCAAATGAGGCTCTTGAGAGGATGATAAAGAAGGATGTTAAATATCGTTTCGTTATTGATATTGCCAACTCCCTCAA ATGCAGGGTTCAAACCTATTATTATATCCTATGGAGTAGGGACTATATATCTCCTCTAGCATGGTCTTGA
- the LOC113733120 gene encoding F-box protein At4g00755, translating to MDACVDFVQSPVTDMVLNIFERLDDPADLVRASVVSHYWRDFVIANGLSKQLCVEFYPQLANVERVTESNSQTITLNHAGASNSMEWDILERNHKVYASLSQVLTKLISSPVECIAEAFSASSTDNYPDESIVNTLDPRDRFALRASYWSSKGHKDPSVPETLIYKLKADFCVITEIDIQPFEAFFQPGDPIYSAKSVRFRMGHPKSPTDIEDDLSYLPLQQPADDKFIWTYTSEEFAMTQENRLQHFKFSQPALCIGGFLQIELLGRVQQQEMDGLLYICVSHVKVMGRPLSPAFHVEILEPSGKFLLKYCPHALQHTLQSEEPELAPMPIIATEDVFWGRVGLLQYLVGGNQEADGPFDLDDEENEMDQFVL from the exons ATGGATGCATGTGTGGATTTCGTACAATCCCCTGTAACTGACATGGTTCTGAATATCTTCGAGCGTTTGGATGACCCAGCAGATTTAGTCCGTGCTAGTGTTGTGTCTCATTATTGGCGAGATTTTG TAATTGCCAATGGGCTATCTAAGCAGCTGTGTGTGGAATTTTATCCTCAATTAGCAAATGTTGAACGTGTAACTGAATCCAATTCACAAACAATTACACTGAACCATGCTGGAGCTAGCAATTCCATGGAATGGGATATCCTGGAGAGAAATCATAAGGTTTACGCTTCTCTGTCTCAAGTTCTTACGAAACTGATATCGTCACCTGTTGAGTGCATAGCAGAGGCATTTAGTGCTTCCAGCACAGATAATTATCCAGATGAAAGCATTGTGAATACACTAGATCCAAGAGACAGGTTTGCATTGAGAGCTTCGTACTGGTCAAGTAAAGGGCATAAAGATCCTTCTGTGCCTGAGACACTGATCTACAAACTAAAAGctgatttttgtgttattaCTGAGATTGACATACAACCATTTGAAG CCTTTTTTCAGCCAGGCGACCCAATATATTCTGCCAAATCGGTTAGGTTTCGAATGGGACATCCCAAATCACCAACAGACATAGAGGATGATCTTTCATACTTGCCATTGCAACAGCCCGCTGATGACAAGTTCATATGGACGTACACTTCAGAGGAGTTTGCAATGACTCAG GAAAACCGGTTGCAGCATTTCAAGTTTTCACAGCCTGCTCTTTGCATTGGTGGATTTTTGCAGATCGAGCTGTTGGGGAGGGTTCAACAACAAGAAATGGATGGATTACTCTACATATG TGTTTCTCATGTTAAAGTTATGGGGCGGCCCTTGTCTCCTGCATTTCATGTCGAGATCCTTGAACCATCAGGGAAATTTTTGCTAAAGTATTGCCCTCATGCTCTTCAACACACGTTACAAAGTGAAGAGCCTGAGCTTGCACCAATGCCGATAATAGCAACAGAAGATGTGTTTTGGGGACGTGTGGGCCTGTTGCAGTATTTGGTGGGCGGTAACCAAGAAGCCGATGGCCCCTTTGATTTGGATGACGAGGAGAATGAAATGGATCAATTCGTTCTCTGA
- the LOC113733118 gene encoding probable cinnamyl alcohol dehydrogenase 1 isoform X4: protein MSSANDNAECLGWAARDPSGHLSPYKFSRRECEYCNDGLEVHCSKGPVLTFDGIDVDGTVTKGGYSSYIVVHERYCFRVPDNYPLELAAPLLCAGITVYTPMIRHNMNQPGKTLGVIGLGGLGHLAVKFGKAFGLKVTVFSTSLSKKEEAVSRLGADNFVVSSDEQQMSALANSLDFIIDTASGDIPFDPYLSLLKTAGVFVLVGFPSEVKFSPVTLILGMKTVSGSVTGGTKQTQEMLNFCALHKIYPEIEVVPIQYSNEALERMIKKDVKYRFVIDIANSLKCRVQTYYYILWSRDYISPLAWS, encoded by the exons ATGAGTTCTGCAAATGACAATGCGGAGTGCCTTGGCTGGGCAGCAAGAGATCCTTCTGGGCATCTGTCTCCTTACAAATTCAGCCGCAG AGAGTGTGAGTATTGCAATGATGGATTGGAAGTTCACTGCTCCAAGGGGCCAGTCCTCACTTTTGATGGGATAGATGTGGACGGTACAGTGACCAAAGGAGGATATTCTAGTTACATAGTAGTCCATGAAAG GTACTGCTTTAGAGTACCTGATAATTACCCACTGGAACTGGCAGCACCTTTGCTATGTGCAGGGATAACTGTCTACACACCAATGATACGGCACAACATGAACCAACCTGGAAAAACTTTGGGTGTTATTGGGCTAGGTGGCCTAGGACACTTGGCAGTGAAATTTGGAAAGGCTTTTGGATTGAAAGTCACAGTGTTCAGTACAAGTTTATCCAAGAAAGAAGAGGCAGTGAGTCGTCTGGGAGCAGACAATTTTGTTGTCTCATCTGATGAACAGCAGATGAGT GCACTAGCGAATTCATTGGACTTCATTATTGATACTGCTTCTGGAGATATTCCATTTGATCCATACCTTTCACTGTTGAAGACTGCTGGAGTTTTTGTTCTGGTTGGCTTCCCAAGTGAAGTAAAATTCAGCCCGGTAACCCTAATCCTGG GTATGAAAACTGTATCTGGGAGTGTAACTGGTGGAACAAAACAGACGCAAGAAATGTTGAATTTCTGTGCTTTGCACAAGATCTACCCAGAGATTGAAGTAGTTCCAATTCAATATTCAAATGAGGCTCTTGAGAGGATGATAAAGAAGGATGTTAAATATCGTTTCGTTATTGATATTGCCAACTCCCTCAA ATGCAGGGTTCAAACCTATTATTATATCCTATGGAGTAGGGACTATATATCTCCTCTAGCATGGTCTTGA
- the LOC113733118 gene encoding probable cinnamyl alcohol dehydrogenase 1 isoform X5 has protein sequence MSSANDNAECLGWAARDPSGHLSPYKFSRRAIGSEDVSLDITHCGICYADVAWTRNKGGHSKYPLVPGHEITGVVRQVGSHVKHFKVGDHVGVGTYVNSCRECEYCNDGLEVHCSKGPVLTFDGIDVDGTVTKGGYSSYIVVHERYCFRVPDNYPLELAAPLLCAGITVYTPMIRHNMNQPGKTLGVIGLGGLGHLAVKFGKAFGLKVTVFSTSLSKKEEAVSRLGADNFVVSSDEQQMSALANSLDFIIDTASGDIPFDPYLSLLKTAGVFVLVGFPSEVKFSPV, from the exons ATGAGTTCTGCAAATGACAATGCGGAGTGCCTTGGCTGGGCAGCAAGAGATCCTTCTGGGCATCTGTCTCCTTACAAATTCAGCCGCAG GGCCATTGGGAGTGAAGATGTTTCACTAGATATCACACACTGTGGAATTTGTTATGCTGATGTTGCCTGGACCAGGAACAAAGGGGGACATTCTAAATATCCTCTGGTGCCTGG ACACGAGATCACTGGGGTCGTAAGACAAGTTGGCTCCCACGTTAAGCACTTCAAAGTTGGAGACCATGTTGGAGTTGGAACTTATGTTAATTCTTGCAGAGAGTGTGAGTATTGCAATGATGGATTGGAAGTTCACTGCTCCAAGGGGCCAGTCCTCACTTTTGATGGGATAGATGTGGACGGTACAGTGACCAAAGGAGGATATTCTAGTTACATAGTAGTCCATGAAAG GTACTGCTTTAGAGTACCTGATAATTACCCACTGGAACTGGCAGCACCTTTGCTATGTGCAGGGATAACTGTCTACACACCAATGATACGGCACAACATGAACCAACCTGGAAAAACTTTGGGTGTTATTGGGCTAGGTGGCCTAGGACACTTGGCAGTGAAATTTGGAAAGGCTTTTGGATTGAAAGTCACAGTGTTCAGTACAAGTTTATCCAAGAAAGAAGAGGCAGTGAGTCGTCTGGGAGCAGACAATTTTGTTGTCTCATCTGATGAACAGCAGATGAGT GCACTAGCGAATTCATTGGACTTCATTATTGATACTGCTTCTGGAGATATTCCATTTGATCCATACCTTTCACTGTTGAAGACTGCTGGAGTTTTTGTTCTGGTTGGCTTCCCAAGTGAAGTAAAATTCAGCCCG GTATGA
- the LOC113733118 gene encoding probable cinnamyl alcohol dehydrogenase 1 isoform X2: MSSANDNAECLGWAARDPSGHLSPYKFSRRAIGSEDVSLDITHCGICYADVAWTRNKGGHSKYPLVPGHEITGVVRQVGSHVKHFKVGDHVGVGTYVNSCRECEYCNDGLEVHCSKGPVLTFDGIDVDGTVTKGGYSSYIVVHERYCFRVPDNYPLELAAPLLCAGITVYTPMIRHNMNQPGKTLGVIGLGGLGHLAVKFGKAFGLKVTVFSTSLSKKEEAVSRLGADNFVVSSDEQQMSALANSLDFIIDTASGDIPFDPYLSLLKTAGVFVLVGFPSEVKFSPVTLILGMKTVSGSVTGGTKQTQEMLNFCALHKIYPEIEVVPIQYSNEALERMIKKDVKYRFVIDIANSLK; encoded by the exons ATGAGTTCTGCAAATGACAATGCGGAGTGCCTTGGCTGGGCAGCAAGAGATCCTTCTGGGCATCTGTCTCCTTACAAATTCAGCCGCAG GGCCATTGGGAGTGAAGATGTTTCACTAGATATCACACACTGTGGAATTTGTTATGCTGATGTTGCCTGGACCAGGAACAAAGGGGGACATTCTAAATATCCTCTGGTGCCTGG ACACGAGATCACTGGGGTCGTAAGACAAGTTGGCTCCCACGTTAAGCACTTCAAAGTTGGAGACCATGTTGGAGTTGGAACTTATGTTAATTCTTGCAGAGAGTGTGAGTATTGCAATGATGGATTGGAAGTTCACTGCTCCAAGGGGCCAGTCCTCACTTTTGATGGGATAGATGTGGACGGTACAGTGACCAAAGGAGGATATTCTAGTTACATAGTAGTCCATGAAAG GTACTGCTTTAGAGTACCTGATAATTACCCACTGGAACTGGCAGCACCTTTGCTATGTGCAGGGATAACTGTCTACACACCAATGATACGGCACAACATGAACCAACCTGGAAAAACTTTGGGTGTTATTGGGCTAGGTGGCCTAGGACACTTGGCAGTGAAATTTGGAAAGGCTTTTGGATTGAAAGTCACAGTGTTCAGTACAAGTTTATCCAAGAAAGAAGAGGCAGTGAGTCGTCTGGGAGCAGACAATTTTGTTGTCTCATCTGATGAACAGCAGATGAGT GCACTAGCGAATTCATTGGACTTCATTATTGATACTGCTTCTGGAGATATTCCATTTGATCCATACCTTTCACTGTTGAAGACTGCTGGAGTTTTTGTTCTGGTTGGCTTCCCAAGTGAAGTAAAATTCAGCCCGGTAACCCTAATCCTGG GTATGAAAACTGTATCTGGGAGTGTAACTGGTGGAACAAAACAGACGCAAGAAATGTTGAATTTCTGTGCTTTGCACAAGATCTACCCAGAGATTGAAGTAGTTCCAATTCAATATTCAAATGAGGCTCTTGAGAGGATGATAAAGAAGGATGTTAAATATCGTTTCGTTATTGATATTGCCAACTCCCTCAAGTAA